One genomic region from Equus asinus isolate D_3611 breed Donkey chromosome 8, EquAss-T2T_v2, whole genome shotgun sequence encodes:
- the LOC139046067 gene encoding putative olfactory receptor 2B8, with translation MEEKNASSLTGFILLAFSDRPQLELVLFVVLLIFYIFTLLGNTTIIALSHLDPHLHTPMYFFLSNLSFLDLCYTTSIVPPLLVNLRGIDKSISFGGCVVQLYISLGLGGTECILLGVMAFDRYVAVCRPLHYTVIMPPHLCALMASASWFIGFANSLFQTVLIFLLLLCGRNKLDHFFCEVPALLKLACVDTTMNESELFFVGVFILLIPVAFIMFSYGGIVRAILRIKSAAGQRKAFGTCGSHLTVVTLFYGTAMYAYLQPSNNYSQDQGKFIALFYTIVTPMINPLIYTLQNKDVKGAMKNVLWNGHDSR, from the coding sequence atggaagagaaaaatgcaagCTCCCTCACTGGGTTTATCCTGCTGGCTTTCTCTGACAGGCCTCAACTGGAGCTGGTCCTCTTTGTGGTTCTTTTGATCTTCTATATCTTCACTTTGCTGGGAAACACAACCATCATTGCATTGTCCCACCTGGACCCACATCTTCACacccctatgtactttttcctctccaacctcagcttTCTGGACCTGTGTTACACTACCAGCATTGTTCCCCCGCTCCTGGTCAATCTCAGGGGAATAGACAAATCTATCTCCTTTGGTGGTTGTGTAGTTCAGCTGTATATCTCTCTAGGATTGGGAGGCACTGAATGCATTCTCTTAGGAGTTATGGCATTTGACCGTTATGTAGCTGTTTGCAGGCCCCTTCATTACACAGTAATCATGCCTCCCCATCTCTGTGCTCTGATGGCTTCTGCTTCATGGTTCATTGGTTTTGCCAACTCCTTATTCCAAACGGTACTCATCTTCCTTTTACTGCTTTGTGGGAGAAATAAATTAgaccactttttctgtgaagtaCCTGCATTGCTCAAGCTTGCCTGTGTTGACACCACTATGAATGAGTCTGAGCTCTTCTTTGTAGGTGTCTTCATACTTCTCATACCAGTTGCATTTATCATGTTCTCCTATGGTGGGATTGTCAGGGCCATCTTAAGGATAAAGTCTGCAGCAgggcagagaaaagcatttgggACATGTGGCTCTCACCTCACAGTGGTCACCCTGTTCTATGGCACAGCCATGTATGCTTATCTCCAGCCCAGCAACAACTACTCTCAGGATCAGGGCAAGTTCATAGCTCTCTTCTACACCATAGTTACTCCCATGATCAACCCCCTCATATATACTCTGCAGAACAAGGATGTGAAGGGAGCAATGAAGAATGTTCTTTGGAATGGTCATGACTCCAGATAA
- the LOC139046018 gene encoding putative olfactory receptor 1F12P: MEKENQTSVSEFLLLGFSSWPEQQAHLFALFLCLYLTGLFGNLLILLAISSDHRLHTPMYFFLVNLSFVDLCLPSATVPKILLNTQTQTQSISYPGCLAQMYFCMMFANMDNFLLTVMAYDRYVAICHPLYYSTIMTQHLCASLVTAPWVIAILNPLLHTLMITRLHFCSNNVIHHFFCDINSLLPLSCSDTSLNQVMVLAVVGLIFVVPSGCILASYSLIISAVMKIPSAQGKCKAFSTCGSHLALVILFYGAITGVYMSPSSNHSTEKDSAASVIFMVAAPMLNPFIYSLRNNELKGALKKALGQSKIFSR, encoded by the coding sequence atggaaaaggaaaaccaaaccaGTGTCTCTGAATTTCTCCTTCTGGGCTTCTCGAGTTGGCCAGAGCAGCAGGCACACCTTTTTGCACTTTTCTTGTGTCTTTACTTAACAGGTCTGTTTggaaacttactcatcttgctgGCCATCAGCTCAGATCATcgtctccacacacccatgtatttcttccttgtcAATCTGTCCTTTGTAGACCTGTGCCTTCCTTCAGCTACAGTTCCCAAGATACTACTGAACACCCAAACACAGACTCAGTCCATCTCCTATCCTGGCTGCCTGGCTCAGATGTATTTCTGTATGATGTTTGCCAACATGGACAATTTCCTTCTCACAGTGATGGCATATGACCGttatgtggccatctgtcaccCTTTGTATTACTCCACCATCATGACCCAACACCTCTGTGCCTCTCTGGTGACTGCACCTTGGGTCATTGCCATTTTGAACCCCCTCTTGCACACCCTTATGATAACCCGTCTGCACTTCTGCTCTAACAATGTCatccatcatttcttctgtgatatcaactctctcctccctctatCTTGTTCTGACACAAGTCTTAATCAGGTCATGGTTCTGGCTGTGGTGGGGCTAATCTTTGTGGTACCTTCAGGGTGTATCCTAGCATCCTATAGCCTCATCATCTCTGCTGTGATGAAAATCCCTTCTGCCCAAGGAAAATGCAAGGCTTTCTCCACCTGTGGATCTCACCTTGCCTTGGTCATTCTTTTCTATGGAGCAATCACAGGGGTCTATATGAGCCCCTCATCCAACCATTCAACTGAAAAAGACTCAGCTGCATCAGTGATTTTCATGGTCGCAGCCCCTATGTTGAACCCCTTCATTTACAGTCTAAGGAACAATGAGCTGAAGGGGGCTTTAAAGAAGGCTCTAGGCCAGAGCAAAATCTTCTCCCGGTGA